One Clostridiales bacterium DNA segment encodes these proteins:
- the yyaC gene encoding spore protease YyaC, with product MQNKSEQIYTDIGLRTPYSDKKSIHTLSKYISKFLNKKTIILCIGTDKCIGDCLGPLVGTLLTKSNFVYPVIGTLDNPAHAINLENVVSGIEQKYRNPFIIAIDACLGSSDFIGDIQVKLGPVHPGKGVGKTLPFVGDISIVGIVDSVDVSDIFSIRSIRLNLVLKMAETISSSLIEAAKSQKTFMSEHI from the coding sequence TTGCAAAATAAATCTGAACAAATTTATACAGATATAGGTTTAAGAACACCGTATAGTGATAAGAAAAGTATACATACTCTTAGCAAATATATAAGCAAATTTTTAAATAAGAAAACTATAATATTATGCATAGGAACCGATAAATGCATCGGTGACTGCCTAGGGCCGCTCGTTGGAACACTCCTTACGAAAAGCAACTTTGTCTACCCGGTAATCGGAACACTTGATAATCCGGCTCATGCAATTAATTTGGAGAATGTAGTATCTGGTATTGAACAAAAATATAGAAATCCATTTATAATAGCTATAGACGCATGCCTTGGAAGCAGTGATTTTATCGGTGATATACAAGTAAAATTAGGACCTGTACATCCTGGTAAAGGAGTAGGAAAAACCCTTCCATTTGTAGGCGACATATCGATAGTTGGAATAGTCGACTCAGTAGATGTTTCCGACATTTTTTCTATAAGAAGCATAAGGCTTAACCTCGTACTGAAAATGGCCGAAACGATCTCTTCATCGCTTATTGAAGCAGCAAAATCGCAGAAAACTTTCATGTCAGAGCATATTTAG
- a CDS encoding rod shape-determining protein, with product MGFLGFNRDLGIDLGTASILVYIKGKGIVLNEPSVVATDSSKRNVLAVGEEAKQMIGRTPGNIIATRPLKDGVISDYDVTERMLRYFIKKSLGRHGSFLRPRVIVCIPCEATEVEKRAVKDAALSAGAGKVFLIEEPVAAAIGAGLDISRASGSMVVDIGGGTTDIAVISLGGMVVRSGLKIAGDKFDEAIVRYIRKKHNVMIGERTAEELKINVGSAFKRDEEVSMDIKGRDLVTGLPKNISVTSEEMRDALEEPVYAIVDCVHSVLERTPPELAADIINKGIVMTGGGSLLNGLDKLIESRTGVPTRVASDAICCVALGTGKVLENIDQLGDVLSAVETD from the coding sequence ATGGGTTTTCTGGGTTTCAACCGCGATTTGGGGATTGACCTGGGTACAGCAAGCATTCTTGTATATATTAAAGGAAAGGGAATAGTATTGAATGAACCTTCGGTGGTTGCTACGGACAGCTCGAAGAGAAATGTGCTGGCAGTCGGAGAAGAAGCAAAACAGATGATAGGAAGGACACCGGGAAATATAATTGCTACAAGACCGTTAAAGGATGGCGTTATTTCTGATTATGATGTAACTGAGAGGATGCTCAGATATTTCATAAAAAAATCTCTTGGAAGGCATGGAAGTTTCCTGCGTCCGAGAGTTATCGTCTGCATACCGTGTGAAGCTACGGAGGTTGAAAAGAGAGCTGTTAAAGATGCTGCATTATCTGCAGGAGCAGGCAAAGTGTTTCTGATAGAGGAACCTGTTGCTGCTGCAATAGGCGCAGGTCTTGATATATCAAGGGCAAGCGGAAGCATGGTAGTGGATATCGGCGGTGGAACTACCGATATTGCTGTCATATCTCTTGGAGGAATGGTAGTAAGGTCGGGATTGAAAATTGCCGGAGATAAGTTTGACGAAGCCATCGTAAGATACATAAGAAAAAAGCATAATGTCATGATAGGTGAAAGAACGGCAGAAGAGTTAAAAATAAACGTTGGATCTGCATTTAAAAGAGATGAAGAGGTCTCGATGGATATAAAAGGCAGGGATCTTGTAACGGGTCTTCCTAAGAATATTTCAGTAACTTCCGAAGAAATGCGTGATGCTCTTGAGGAACCTGTTTATGCCATAGTTGATTGCGTTCACTCTGTTCTTGAAAGAACTCCCCCAGAACTTGCTGCCGACATAATAAACAAAGGTATCGTTATGACAGGCGGAGGCTCGTTATTAAATGGGTTAGACAAGCTAATTGAGTCGAGGACGGGAGTACCTACAAGGGTTGCAAGCGATGCTATATGCTGTGTGGCTCTTGGTACAGGTAAAGTGCTTGAGAATATCGATCAGCTTGGCGATGTGCTTTCAGCAGTTGAAACCGATTGA